The Vicia villosa cultivar HV-30 ecotype Madison, WI unplaced genomic scaffold, Vvil1.0 ctg.000538F_1_1, whole genome shotgun sequence genome window below encodes:
- the LOC131629230 gene encoding uncharacterized protein LOC131629230, translating into MERWKNIPLSKEEEEGIVAAEEEANGEETFRRSLAGKLWTEGSFNSRAFRSTMVSAWRLKNPVEIQELNKNLFLFNFATKRDMEFVLKSGPWSFDRALLVLAKISGDEQPADTDLHTGAFWVRIYELPLALRIEAMAKKLGNILGEFVEADPKEAYRNGRFLHVKVKVDLKKPLKRGTMVKYKEKSLRVHFKYERLPTFCYICGRIGHQMKDCEDLEDMTEEGFEDLDEQELSYGQWLRASPLPKLGEEHRTKDSSSGTRSRSLLVSLQARADAGQKRRRKRMI; encoded by the coding sequence ATGGAACGATGGAAGAACATTCCTCTTTCAAAAGAGGAGGAGGAAGGGATTGTAGCGGCAGAGGAGGAGGCTAATGGAGAAGAAACTTTTCGAAGATCTCTGGCTGGAAAATTGTGGACAGAAGGCAGTTTCAACAGCAGAGCGTTCAGAAGCACTATGGTATCAGCGTGGAGGCTGAAGAACCCAGTTGAAATCCAGGAACTAAATAAGAACCTCTTCCTGTTTAACTTTGCCACAAAGAGAGACATGGAGTTTGTATTGAAGAGCGGTCCCTGGAGCTTTGACAGGGCTCTGCTGGTTCTTGCAAAAATTTCAGGAGATGAACAACCTGCAGATACTGACTTGCATACAGGAGCTTTCTGGGTCAGAATATACGAACTACCGCTAGCTCTGAGAATTGAAGCCATGGCAAAAAAACTAGGAAATATTCTGGGCGAGTTTGTGGAGGCGGATCCGAAGGAGGCTTACAGGAACGGGAGGTTCCTCCATGTTAAAGTAAAGGTTGATCTGAAGAAACCGCTGAAGAGAGGCACTATGGTGAAGTATAAAGAGAAAAGCCTGAGGGTGCACTTTAAGTACGAACGCTTGCCTACTTTCTGCTATATTTGTGGAAGGATTGGCCATCAGATGAAGGATTGTGAAGATTTGGAGGACATGACAGAAGAGGGATTTGAAGACTTGGATGAACAGGAACTGTCGTATGGACAATGGTTGAGAGCATCCCCATTACCAAAGTTGGGGGAGGAGCACAGAACAAAAGATTCGAGCTCAGGGACACGTAGTAGGAGCCTTTTAGTGTCTCTTCAAGCCAGAGCAGATGCGGGACAAAAGAGAAGGAGAAAAAGGATGATATAG
- the LOC131629231 gene encoding uncharacterized protein LOC131629231 yields the protein MVESGTRWRIGDGSKVKIWYDNWIPTNPGFKALSPRRGIEENAMVNVLIDSESGRWKTDILSEVFNQNEAAQIASIPLSSRLREDKRIWHFEKDGKYSVKSVHHYLKDLRRKEAPGPSSSNNGGVWKKLWKVPIDSKIRNCVWRAGKNILPTRSNLLKKGITLDPTCPFCCSALETPQHIFLDCEFAKRVCFASPLGIRLQPCEDVLDWLELILRSNNTFEIQIQFTALWKIWQARNMLIFQNKRIDLMVIAGDIYDRVAEYNNVFPQAQVRSKREDVRLDATVHAETINIATDAGCFEEGISAMGCVIKKGGENILVAACKKEFIQVSVSMAEALALRWAMKMAKELSLDNIVFFSDAQFVVDYINGCAYSADLEPIVIDCRSFLCNFKSASVLFWNRNCNLETHHMVGVGRNLGNKTWLGVIPSLSDGPSCILHSALLI from the coding sequence ATGGTGGAAAGTGGAACTAGGTGGAGAATTGGGGACGGTTCTAAGGTTAAAATCTGGTACGACAACTGGATCCCGACCAATCCAGGATTTAAAGCCCTGAGTCCAAGACGTGGTATTGAGGAAAATGCTATGGTAAATGTACTCATTGATTCTGAGTCGGGACGGTGGAAAACAGATATTCTCAGTGAAGTCTTCAATCAGAATGAGGCTGCTCAAATTGCCAGCATTCCCCTTTCGAGCAGACTTCGGGAGGATAAGCGAATATGGCACTTTGAAAAGGATGGCAAATACTCTGTCAAATCTGTGCACCATTATCTCAAAGATCTTAGAAGAAAGGAAGCTCCTGGACCCTCTTCGAGCAACAACGGAGGCGTGTGGAAAAAGTTATGGAAAGTTCCCATTGATTCGAAGATCAGAAATTGTGTTTGGAGAGCAGGCAAGAATATACTCCCGACTAGAAGTAATCTCTTGAAAAAAGGTATAACTCTGGATCCTACTTGCCCCTTCTGCTGTTCTGCTTTGGAAACACCCCAGCATATTTTTCTGGACTGCGAATTCGCTAAAAGAGTATGTTTTGCTTCCCCTTTGGGAATTCGCCTGCAACCGTGTGAAGATGTCCTAGACTGGTTGGAGTTGATTCTTCGGAGCAACAACACTTTCGAGATTCAAATTCAATTTACCGCGCTTTGGAAAATTTGGCAGGCACGAAATATGTTGATTTTCCAAAACAAAAGGATTGATCTGATGGTTATAGCTGGTGATATCTATGATAGGGTTGCCGAATATAACAATGTCTTTCCACAGGCTCAGGTAAGGTCGAAGAGGGAGGATGTGAGGCTGGATGCTACTGTGCACGCAGAGACGATAAATATTGCAACAGATGCTGGATGTTTTGAGGAGGGTATATCTGCAATGGGTTGTGTCATCAAGAAGGGGGGGGAGAACATTCTGGTAGCTGCCTGCAAGAAGGAATTCATTCAGGTTTCGGTGTCGATGGCGGAAGCACTAGCTTTAAGGTGGGCGATGAAGATGGCAAAGGAGCTCTCTCTTGATAACATTGTGTTCTTTTCTGATGCACAATTTGTGGTCGACTATATCAACGGGTGCGCTTATTCGGCAGACTTGGAACCCATTGTGATTGATTGTAGGTCCTTTCTGTGTAATTTTAAATCTGCCTCTGTATTGTTTTGGAATAGAAATTGTAATTTAGAAACTCACCATATGGTGGGTGTAGGTAGAAACCTAGGAAACAAAACTTGGTTGGGCGTCATTCCTTCTTTGAGTGATGGCCCGTCTTGTATTCTCCATTCggctttgttgatttaa
- the LOC131629243 gene encoding putative glutaredoxin-C14, whose product MFNQEKLMHYQVEQPSWSYYTTRVRRTMEEDQMERIMRLATQSAVVIFSISSTSCMCHAMNSLFSGMGVNAMVHELDQDSKPFIRLLGNSTSLPVVFIGGKLVGSMDRVLSFHINGSLVPLLKDAGALWL is encoded by the coding sequence ATGTTCAATCAAGAGAAACTCATGCATTACCAAGTGGAGCAACCATCATGGAGCTACTACACAACAAGAGTAAGAAGAACAATGGAAGAAGATCAAATGGAGAGAATAATGAGATTAGCTACACAAAGTGCTGTTGTAATATTCAGCATTAGTAGTACTAGTTGTATGTGTCATGCAATGAACAGTTTGTTCAGTGGAATGGGAGTGAATGCCATGGTTCATGAACTTGATCAAGATTCTAAACCATTCATCAGGTTACTTGGAAATTCAACATCACTTCCTGTTGTTTTCATTGGTGGAAAATTAGTTGGTTCTATGGATAGAGTTTTGTCTTTTCATATCAATGGTTCTCTTGTACCTCTTCTCAAAGATGCTGGTGCTTTATGGCTTTAA
- the LOC131629244 gene encoding putative glutaredoxin-C14, producing the protein MFNQEKLMHYQVEQPSWSYYMTRRVTRTMEEDQMERIMSLATQSAVVIFSISSTSCMCHAMKSLFSGMGVNATVHELDQDSKPFIRLLGNSTSLPVVFIGGKLVGSMDRVLAFHINGSLVPLLKDAGALWL; encoded by the coding sequence ATGTTCAATCAAGAGAAACTCATGCATTACCAAGTGGAACAACCATCATGGAGCTACTACATGACGAGAAGAGTAACAAGAACAATGGAGGAAGATCAAATGGAGAGAATAATGAGCTTAGCTACACAAAGTGCTGTAGTCATATTCAGCATTAGTAGTACAAGTTGTATGTGTCATGCAATGAAGAGTTTGTTCAGTGGAATGGGAGTGAATGCAACGGTTCATGAACTTGATCAAGATTCAAAACCATTCATCAGGTTACTTGGAAATTCAACATCACTTCCTGTTGTTTTCATTGGAGGCAAATTAGTTGGTTCTATGGATAGGGTTTTGGCTTTTCATATCAACGGTTCTCTTGTTCCTCTTCTTAAAGATGCCGGTGCTTTGTGGCTCTAA